The DNA region CTGCTCGGCGGTTTCGGAGGCAAAGGCCGTGGCGAACAGATCGTCGGTCCAGGTCGGCAGTTCTCGCGCGTGGACACCCGAGCGGGCGCGAAGGTCCGCCAGGTCTTCGCACGCGGCGAGCAAGGGATCGCGCCCGCGCTCGGTCTGCGACTTGAGCTCGTGCAGCACCCCTTCGCGCACGCCATAGGATGAAATGAGCACGACGCGCGGCTTGCCCGTACGGACCAACCGCTCCAGCACCACCGCTCCGAACGGAGCAAGCTCGCGCCGGCCACCCGACATCGCTTCGATGCCCGTTGCGCTGGATGGGGGGACGTTCTGCAACTCACGACAAAAGCGGACCAATTCGTCGGGCGTGATGGCGTAGTGATCGAGGATGCGCAATGGATAGCGGGTTACCGCCATGTGCGCGCGAGCGATGGCGCGCCAACTGCCACCGACCGCATAGATGGCTCGCCCACGCGCCGCGCCGGCCAGCCAAGGCACGTCACGCATCGCATCGCCGGTGATCTGGCGCGCCCGCTTCATGTCGCCGCCGCTCGCCAGCTTCAGTCGGAGGCCGCCGATCGGCAGTGTCACGAAACGGCGCGAGCGTTCGACGTCGGTGTCGATCAGTTCGAGACTGCCGCCGCCGAGATCGCCGACGATGCCGTTGCAGTTCGGAAAGCCAGCCGAGACTCCGAGCGCGGCAAGCTCGGCTTCGCGCTGTCCTGTCAGGAGTTCGACCGGGCCAAGGAGCACCTGCTCCATCGCGGCGAGCGCGGCGACGCCATCCTCGGCCTCGCGGACGGCGGCGGTCGCAATCGCACGGACTCCGGTGATCTCCATCAAATCGATGATCGCCCGAAATCGCCGCAGTGTCGTCAGCGTGAGGTCGAGGCTCGGACCTTCGAGACGCCCCGTGCCGGCGACGGCACTGCCGAGCGCACATTG from Hyphomicrobiales bacterium includes:
- a CDS encoding exopolyphosphatase, with the translated sequence MTSDPQEVGGPREQLNRNAPHGAGNKPFAVIDIGSNSVRLVVYEGLTRAPALLFNEKIQCALGSAVAGTGRLEGPSLDLTLTTLRRFRAIIDLMEITGVRAIATAAVREAEDGVAALAAMEQVLLGPVELLTGQREAELAALGVSAGFPNCNGIVGDLGGGSLELIDTDVERSRRFVTLPIGGLRLKLASGGDMKRARQITGDAMRDVPWLAGAARGRAIYAVGGSWRAIARAHMAVTRYPLRILDHYAITPDELVRFCRELQNVPPSSATGIEAMSGGRRELAPFGAVVLERLVRTGKPRVVLISSYGVREGVLHELKSQTERGRDPLLAACEDLADLRARSGVHARELPTWTDDLFATAFASETAEQRRVRHAACLLSDIGWRVHPEYRGEQSVNLVENGAFSGVDHTGRAFMALAIYYRHEGLVNDTLVSRLRQFVAPDLLKRARVLGAALRTGHMIAIGRPGVIGHARLAVVDGKLRLTLSRPVVNLDGERLRRRLGVLAKELGLDAVMVLEG